A stretch of Lathyrus oleraceus cultivar Zhongwan6 chromosome 6, CAAS_Psat_ZW6_1.0, whole genome shotgun sequence DNA encodes these proteins:
- the LOC127094363 gene encoding uncharacterized protein LOC127094363 → MGLDRDQLRAMSHKDKETFKEYVQRWCEITAQVSPLLKEKEMTKLFLKTLSPLYYKGMVASAPSYFTEMVNMGLRLEEGVRERWLKEGSSFDGSKRYGNGLPKKKEHDATAISQERHRRLPRNSQRHQHVACKNLVQTRTPPTVPKELLWWYKADQHCGFHQGAPGHDIENCFSLKDEVRRLMQSGILSFEDSNPNVQVNSLPKHGNATMNMVEGCPGKYRVFNVNLIKRSLVEMQATLCELTYYEHDRASCQVCSGDPRGCVVVKRDLQEMLDQKLIQVMRDRNEDEHEKTVVSLLVIRLVSPTPYESDKAVPYKYNATMVEYVKEVPILTFPSVVNIVDVSGVTRSGRISVAAAPKRTKDVVIEK, encoded by the exons ATGGGACTGGATAGGGATCAACTCCGTGCTATGTCCCACAAAGAtaaagaaaccttcaaggagtacgtTCAGAGGTGGTGTGAAATCACTGCACAGGTTAGTCCTCTATTGAAGGAAAAGGAAATGACAAAGTTGTTTTTGAAGACGTTGAGTCCGTTATATTACAAAGGGATGGTTGCAAGTGCACCTAGTTACTTTactgaaatggtgaatatggggtTGAGATTAGAAGAGGGTGTTCGTGAAAGATGGTTGAAAGAAGGCAGTTCATTTGATGGGTCCAAAAGATATGGGAATGGGCTACCCAAGAAGAAAGAACACGATGCAACCGCTATATCACAAGAGAGACATAGAAGGCTTCCGAGGAACAGTCAACGTCATCAGCATGTGGCATGT AAGAATTTGGTGCAAACAAGAACTCCACCGACTGTTCCGAAAGAGCTTCTGTGGTGGTATAAAGCTGACCAACATTGTGGATTCCACCAAGGAGcacctggccatgatattgagaattgtttcTCTTTGAAGGATGAGGTAAGAAGGTTAATGCAAAGTGGTATCTTGTCATTTGAAGATTCCAATCCCAATGTACAAGTTAATTCGCTGCCCAAACATGGTAATGCAACTATGAATATGGTCGAAGGATGTCCTGGAAAGTACCGAGTTTTCAACGTCAATCTGATCAAAAGATCCTTGGTTGAAATGCAAGCTACTTTATGTGAATTGACCTATTATGAGCATGACCGTGCTTCTTGTCAAGTTTGTTCCGGAGATCCCCGAGGATGTGTTGTAGTGAAAAGAGACTTGCAAGAGATGTTAGATCAGAAACTTATTCAAGTTATGAGGGATAGAAATGAAGATGAGCATGAG AAGACTGTTGTTTCTCTGTTGGTTATTCGTTTGGTCAGTCCTACGCCTTACGAatctgataaagctgtgccttacaagtataatgctactatggtAGAATACGTAAAAGAAGTGCCTATTCTTACTTTTCCATCCGTTGTGAACATTGTCGATGTAAGTGgtgtgacccgaagtggtcggATATCTGTTGCTGCAGCTCCTAAGAGAACTAAAGATGTGGTGATAGAGAAATAA